In Nakamurella antarctica, the following are encoded in one genomic region:
- a CDS encoding carbohydrate kinase family protein, translating into MHYPGKFTDSILPDQLSRISLSFLVDDLVIRRGGVAPNICFAMGLLGVRPILIGAVGADWADYESWLERHGVDVSHVKICHDVQTARFVCTTDDDMNQIATFYAGAMARAREIELGPVAATAAGGLEFVMISADDPDAMVRHAEECRFRGIKFAADPSQQLARMDGAASIALVTGAELLFSNDYELGMLKAKTGWDDADILDHVGYRVTTLGAAGIEIVASPARGGERIHVLALPETGKVDPTGVGDGFRGGFLAGRARGLSLERSAQLGALLATLVLETVGTQEYQLDWKTALPRLRSAYGDDVAGEILTALGVAAG; encoded by the coding sequence ATGCACTACCCGGGCAAGTTCACCGATTCGATCCTCCCGGACCAACTTTCCCGGATCTCGCTGTCGTTCTTGGTAGACGATCTAGTAATTCGCCGCGGCGGCGTGGCCCCGAACATTTGCTTCGCTATGGGTCTGTTGGGGGTACGGCCAATTCTCATCGGCGCCGTCGGCGCGGACTGGGCCGACTACGAGAGCTGGCTTGAACGTCATGGCGTCGACGTGTCGCACGTCAAAATCTGCCATGACGTGCAAACCGCGCGATTCGTCTGCACCACGGATGACGATATGAACCAGATCGCCACTTTCTACGCAGGAGCAATGGCTCGGGCGCGCGAGATCGAACTGGGTCCGGTGGCTGCGACGGCCGCGGGTGGCTTGGAGTTTGTCATGATCAGCGCTGACGACCCCGACGCCATGGTTCGCCATGCCGAAGAGTGCAGGTTCCGCGGGATTAAATTTGCCGCTGACCCCTCCCAGCAGCTCGCAAGGATGGACGGTGCGGCGTCGATCGCGTTAGTGACGGGCGCTGAGTTGCTGTTCAGCAACGACTACGAGCTCGGAATGCTGAAGGCTAAAACCGGCTGGGATGACGCGGATATCTTGGATCACGTCGGCTATCGGGTCACCACACTCGGCGCTGCAGGCATTGAAATCGTGGCTTCCCCGGCCCGCGGCGGCGAACGGATTCACGTCTTAGCGCTGCCTGAGACTGGCAAAGTCGATCCGACGGGTGTCGGCGACGGGTTCCGAGGAGGATTTCTCGCTGGTCGCGCCCGTGGGCTGAGTCTGGAACGGTCTGCGCAGCTGGGGGCGCTGTTAGCAACGCTCGTGTTGGAGACAGTGGGAACACAGGAGTACCAGCTGGACTGGAAAACTGCGCTTCCGCGCCTGCGCTCGGCATATGGCGACGACGTTGCCGGAGAGATTTTGACAGCCCTGGGTGTCGCTGCCGGTTAA
- the glnA gene encoding type I glutamate--ammonia ligase, with translation MDRQRQFVLRTLEERDIRFVRLWFTDVLGYLKSVAVAPAELEGAFNEGIGFDGSAVEGYARVFESDMVAKPDPSTFQVLPWETDNGRVYSARMFCDISMPDGSPSWADPRHVLRRVMADAAAMGFSCYVHPEIEFFLLKDLPQDGTAPIPADNGGFFDQASHDTAPHFRRRAIESLEAMGISVEFSHHEGAPGQQEIDLRYADAMTMADNIMSFRYVIKEVAMTQGVRASFMPKPFPKQPGSAMHTHFSLFEGETNAFYDADDPYQMSTTGKQFLAGVLKHAPELTAVTCQWVNSYKRLVLGGEAPTTVCWGQANRSALVRVPNYSPGKSASQRIEVRSPDSSCNPYLMFAVIIAAGLKGIKEGYELAAPAEDDVWSLTDAERRAMGYADLPNSLGHALELMERSELVAETLGEHVFDFFLRNKKAEWEAYRRQVTPFELKRYLSL, from the coding sequence ATGGATCGACAGCGGCAGTTTGTCTTGCGCACCCTTGAAGAGCGCGATATCCGGTTCGTCCGGCTGTGGTTCACGGACGTGCTGGGGTATCTGAAATCCGTAGCGGTTGCACCCGCCGAGCTAGAAGGTGCCTTCAACGAAGGCATCGGCTTCGACGGCTCGGCCGTCGAGGGCTACGCCCGAGTCTTCGAGTCCGATATGGTCGCCAAACCAGATCCCTCGACCTTCCAGGTTTTACCGTGGGAAACGGACAATGGTCGCGTCTATTCCGCGCGGATGTTCTGTGATATCTCGATGCCGGACGGGTCCCCGTCGTGGGCCGACCCGCGGCACGTCCTGCGGCGTGTGATGGCCGATGCCGCTGCCATGGGCTTTAGCTGCTACGTCCACCCGGAGATAGAGTTCTTCCTTTTAAAAGACCTGCCCCAAGATGGCACGGCGCCCATTCCGGCCGACAACGGCGGTTTCTTCGACCAAGCGTCACACGACACGGCGCCACACTTTCGGCGGCGCGCCATCGAATCGCTGGAGGCGATGGGAATCTCAGTCGAGTTTTCGCACCACGAAGGCGCCCCGGGGCAGCAGGAAATTGACCTGCGCTACGCCGACGCAATGACGATGGCCGACAACATCATGTCCTTCCGCTACGTCATCAAAGAAGTAGCTATGACGCAGGGCGTGCGGGCCAGCTTTATGCCCAAGCCCTTCCCGAAACAGCCGGGATCGGCCATGCACACTCACTTCTCGCTTTTCGAGGGAGAGACCAACGCCTTCTACGACGCGGATGATCCCTACCAAATGTCGACTACGGGTAAGCAGTTTTTAGCCGGGGTCCTTAAACATGCTCCCGAGTTGACGGCTGTCACCTGCCAGTGGGTCAACTCGTACAAGCGGCTGGTGTTAGGCGGCGAAGCTCCCACCACGGTGTGTTGGGGCCAGGCCAACCGGTCTGCGCTGGTCCGGGTACCCAACTATTCACCGGGGAAGTCGGCGAGCCAGCGGATCGAAGTTCGGTCGCCGGATTCCTCCTGCAACCCCTACTTGATGTTTGCCGTCATCATCGCGGCTGGCCTGAAGGGGATCAAGGAAGGCTACGAGTTGGCAGCCCCCGCAGAGGACGACGTCTGGTCGTTGACGGATGCCGAACGGCGCGCCATGGGATACGCAGACCTGCCCAATTCGCTCGGACACGCGCTCGAACTCATGGAGCGATCGGAGTTGGTGGCCGAAACCCTTGGCGAGCATGTCTTCGACTTCTTCCTACGAAACAAGAAGGCCGAATGGGAGGCCTACCGCAGGCAGGTCACACCTTTCGAACTGAAGCGATACCTGTCGCTGTAG
- a CDS encoding HesB/IscA family protein: MTTAETDEMHTTSTPTEQAAPAHGAKLSDAAAAKAKALLERDGTPNMVLRIAVQPGGCSGLRYELFFDDRTLDGDALVTFDEVGLAIDRMSKPYLDGAVIDFVDTIEKQGFTIDNPNAGNSCACGDSFH; the protein is encoded by the coding sequence GTGACCACCGCTGAGACTGATGAGATGCACACAACGAGCACGCCCACGGAACAGGCAGCTCCCGCGCACGGGGCCAAGCTTTCGGATGCGGCGGCGGCCAAGGCAAAAGCGTTGCTGGAACGCGATGGCACACCCAATATGGTCCTCCGTATCGCTGTCCAGCCGGGTGGATGCTCGGGTCTGCGCTACGAACTTTTCTTTGACGACCGCACCTTGGACGGCGACGCCCTCGTCACGTTCGACGAAGTCGGCCTCGCCATCGACAGGATGTCCAAGCCCTACTTGGACGGCGCAGTCATCGACTTCGTTGACACCATCGAGAAGCAAGGCTTCACCATCGACAACCCGAACGCGGGTAACTCGTGCGCCTGTGGGGACTCATTCCACTAG
- a CDS encoding ATP-grasp domain-containing protein produces the protein MTTARDDTSRLIGLLLGTESDWPTAFESLVGKLGPVPHAGRQYPITTERVTIEPFDLRDPVRHDVVIDRLAWWYYHPREWLKKAALINDTYLLNNPFTFQAMEKHSAYCAMIRLGFDIPTTVLVPYKNPIDHEKWAYTAGTYNLPFDLDEVAGRVGYPMFMKPFDGGAWRGVSKIDDPDALHKAYNESGEMLMHLQAAVDNFDSFARSLTIGPRTQVMKFRPELPMHDRYEVAHDFLPPSAGAEIETLSRTINAFFRWEFNSCEALVTGTRVQPIDYANACPDISITSLHYYFPWAITQLISWSIFCAVTGRKTKIDTSSREWFDIADNPDFSWNDKLAGYAGLADEYFQTQAYEEFCATSLASLPAIVLDWVDSPAFDDLLVRTVTTTYPASEHDRFLGHFRGLMAMYVADQR, from the coding sequence ATGACAACAGCGCGCGATGACACGTCCCGATTAATCGGCCTGCTTCTGGGTACCGAAAGCGATTGGCCCACCGCGTTTGAGTCGCTCGTGGGCAAACTGGGCCCGGTCCCCCACGCCGGCCGGCAGTATCCGATCACCACGGAGCGGGTCACCATCGAACCGTTCGATCTGCGCGATCCCGTGCGGCATGACGTCGTCATCGATCGACTCGCATGGTGGTACTACCACCCGCGGGAGTGGCTGAAGAAGGCTGCGTTGATCAACGACACCTATTTGCTGAACAACCCTTTCACCTTTCAGGCAATGGAGAAGCACTCCGCTTACTGCGCCATGATTCGGTTGGGGTTCGACATCCCAACGACGGTGCTCGTGCCGTACAAAAATCCCATCGACCATGAGAAGTGGGCGTATACGGCCGGCACTTACAACCTGCCATTCGATTTGGACGAGGTGGCCGGTCGCGTGGGCTATCCGATGTTCATGAAGCCATTCGACGGCGGCGCCTGGCGCGGTGTCAGCAAAATTGACGACCCGGACGCATTGCATAAGGCATACAACGAGTCTGGCGAAATGTTGATGCATCTACAGGCCGCAGTCGACAATTTCGATTCGTTCGCGAGGTCCCTCACTATCGGCCCTCGCACCCAGGTGATGAAGTTCCGGCCCGAGCTACCGATGCACGATAGGTATGAGGTCGCACATGACTTCCTCCCACCGAGCGCGGGCGCCGAGATCGAAACCCTGTCAAGAACAATCAACGCTTTCTTTCGCTGGGAATTTAACTCGTGCGAGGCGTTGGTGACCGGCACGCGGGTGCAACCCATCGATTACGCCAATGCTTGCCCCGACATTTCCATTACCAGCCTGCATTACTACTTTCCATGGGCCATCACGCAGCTGATCAGCTGGTCGATCTTCTGCGCGGTGACTGGCCGCAAGACCAAGATAGATACATCGAGCCGCGAGTGGTTCGACATTGCAGATAACCCGGACTTCAGCTGGAACGACAAGCTCGCTGGTTATGCAGGTTTGGCCGATGAGTACTTCCAGACCCAAGCCTACGAGGAGTTCTGCGCTACATCCTTGGCCAGCCTGCCCGCCATCGTGCTGGACTGGGTGGACTCCCCCGCATTTGATGACCTTCTTGTTCGAACAGTCACCACCACGTATCCGGCGAGCGAACACGACCGGTTCCTGGGGCACTTTCGCGGACTCATGGCCATGTACGTGGCCGACCAGCGGTGA
- a CDS encoding alpha/beta hydrolase produces the protein MKKTLSARARILGVVAVASLLASCSSSISGLAAPATSLTASTSAGAEPAAPPQSDQPAPSTPSPADTTPSQTAAAPTAPATDGAAAGPPQAEIGRPLSGGKGAGVIPAGLEEFYNQSLQWGSCSPYAPDAASAASYASKDFDCANLIVPLDYGDPAGKTVSVGVLRSVASGPNRVGTLQVNPGGPGGSGMASVASLATDPSTAALKKSFDLIGFDPRGIGGSRPLIACKTDAEKDASRAENNRLLTPEQVAAAAQELKDEAALCAQRSGAAAGINGAAFLGSVGTSTVVKDMDVLRSVLGDDKLSYLGYSYGTRLGYVYGGQFPANVRAMVLDGAVNPDDNSSDSILGQAKGFQSTFDAFAAACTAKQGCILGQDPGKATAVFQALTRPLLEKPLKISDGRLLTYNDVITATVFTMYSETYWQYLETGLTNLTQQNGDLLMLLADSYEGRDETGHYSELTDALTAVRCVDDPVDTTPSMGAAYNAAAPFQDSGDPVVELPSVCESWSAPVSLTPGIPATPGLAPVVVISTTGDPATPYESGVQLAKQLGGSLITVEGDRHTAFLSAGISCVDDAGTAYLVDLALPATGLTCK, from the coding sequence GTGAAGAAAACACTGAGTGCTCGGGCTCGAATCCTTGGCGTCGTGGCCGTAGCCTCTCTGCTCGCGTCGTGTAGTTCGAGCATTTCTGGGCTGGCTGCGCCTGCCACATCGCTCACCGCTTCGACGAGCGCGGGTGCCGAGCCTGCAGCTCCGCCTCAATCCGACCAACCTGCTCCTTCTACGCCTAGCCCGGCCGATACGACGCCAAGTCAGACTGCGGCCGCTCCCACAGCACCTGCCACGGACGGTGCCGCAGCGGGCCCACCGCAGGCCGAGATCGGTCGCCCTCTGAGCGGTGGCAAGGGAGCGGGGGTCATCCCCGCCGGACTCGAGGAATTTTATAATCAGTCTTTGCAATGGGGTAGCTGCAGTCCCTACGCTCCGGACGCCGCCTCCGCTGCGTCCTATGCCAGCAAGGATTTTGACTGCGCCAATTTGATTGTCCCGCTCGATTACGGCGATCCTGCTGGAAAGACTGTCTCCGTGGGTGTTCTGCGCTCGGTCGCGAGCGGTCCCAACCGGGTGGGAACACTTCAGGTCAACCCCGGGGGGCCAGGCGGATCCGGGATGGCTTCCGTCGCGAGTCTTGCGACTGACCCCAGCACCGCCGCTTTGAAGAAAAGCTTCGATCTGATCGGTTTTGACCCTCGTGGCATCGGTGGATCGCGGCCGCTCATCGCGTGTAAAACTGACGCCGAGAAAGATGCGAGCAGGGCTGAGAACAACCGCTTGCTGACCCCCGAGCAGGTCGCTGCCGCCGCCCAGGAATTGAAGGATGAGGCTGCACTGTGCGCTCAGCGCTCAGGCGCGGCGGCTGGCATTAATGGCGCAGCGTTTTTGGGCAGCGTGGGCACCAGCACGGTCGTAAAGGACATGGACGTGCTGCGCTCAGTCCTCGGCGACGACAAGTTGTCCTATCTCGGATACTCCTACGGCACCAGGCTTGGTTACGTCTATGGCGGCCAATTTCCGGCCAATGTCCGCGCCATGGTCCTTGATGGGGCAGTGAACCCGGACGACAACAGCAGTGATTCGATTTTGGGGCAGGCCAAGGGGTTTCAGTCAACATTCGACGCGTTCGCAGCGGCCTGCACCGCAAAGCAGGGTTGCATCCTCGGCCAAGATCCAGGAAAAGCTACCGCAGTATTCCAAGCCCTCACGCGGCCACTGTTGGAAAAGCCGCTCAAGATCTCAGACGGCCGACTGCTCACCTACAATGACGTGATTACTGCGACGGTGTTCACAATGTACTCCGAAACCTATTGGCAGTACTTGGAAACCGGCCTGACGAACCTCACCCAGCAAAATGGTGACCTGCTCATGTTGCTCGCTGACAGCTACGAAGGCCGGGACGAAACCGGTCACTACTCCGAACTGACCGACGCACTGACCGCGGTTCGCTGCGTCGATGATCCTGTCGATACCACGCCTAGCATGGGCGCCGCATACAACGCGGCAGCGCCCTTCCAGGACAGTGGCGACCCCGTCGTAGAGCTCCCAAGCGTGTGCGAATCTTGGTCCGCACCAGTAAGTTTGACCCCTGGAATACCCGCAACGCCTGGGCTGGCACCGGTCGTGGTGATTTCCACGACCGGTGATCCGGCTACCCCGTACGAGTCGGGGGTGCAGCTGGCCAAGCAACTGGGTGGTTCGTTAATAACGGTGGAAGGAGATCGGCACACCGCTTTCCTTAGCGCTGGCATTAGCTGTGTCGACGACGCTGGCACCGCCTACTTGGTCGACTTAGCGCTTCCAGCAACTGGTTTGACCTGCAAGTAA
- a CDS encoding DUF3043 domain-containing protein, with protein MNFLNRKSPQKSAGTGAPDVAVDRTVPQDGEVNLRKGVPTPKQREKAPRRGPVAPPPRTQREAIKRSRSTPTTALTKEERKLAGRVRREAMMRGDDSAVLPRDRGPVRKYVRDLVDARRNLGGLLLPIALLSFLTLLVPSPVLQVYAPLVLMIFMLAAVADGIISGRQITRKVAAKFPKGDPTGMSTKGRSLGYYGFQRAMLIRRWRAPRPSKRPGDIVD; from the coding sequence GTGAATTTCTTGAACCGTAAGAGCCCCCAAAAATCCGCCGGAACGGGTGCGCCCGACGTCGCTGTTGACAGGACTGTGCCCCAGGACGGCGAGGTCAACCTTCGCAAAGGGGTTCCCACTCCGAAGCAGCGGGAAAAGGCACCGCGTCGTGGCCCGGTGGCGCCTCCTCCGCGGACCCAGCGCGAAGCGATTAAGCGCTCACGATCAACCCCCACCACAGCCCTCACCAAAGAAGAGCGGAAATTAGCCGGTCGGGTTCGCCGCGAAGCGATGATGCGCGGCGACGACAGTGCCGTGCTCCCCCGGGACCGAGGTCCTGTTCGCAAATACGTGCGTGATCTGGTTGACGCTCGGCGCAACCTGGGTGGCCTCCTGTTGCCCATTGCGCTGCTGTCGTTCCTCACGCTTCTCGTTCCAAGCCCCGTACTCCAGGTCTATGCACCGCTCGTGCTGATGATCTTCATGTTGGCTGCCGTTGCCGATGGCATCATTTCCGGTCGTCAGATCACTCGCAAGGTCGCCGCAAAATTTCCCAAGGGAGACCCCACGGGCATGTCCACCAAGGGCCGCTCGCTGGGGTACTACGGTTTTCAGCGCGCTATGTTGATCCGCCGCTGGCGAGCACCGCGTCCGAGCAAGCGGCCCGGCGATATCGTCGACTGA
- a CDS encoding esterase, with product MQLPDGVPIVTQTDVTFLMPDPHSEYDGVRLELDFSVAPADLDFSAVDGGWQLVLPRPAVGRFEYQFTLRRGQDYEWTIDPANPASVPNPFGAKSEVRFPDYEEPHWLDSVAAGSSLSIKTRPRFLSQAVPVTLWSPEGLDPRQMTPLLIANDGSDMADRGSLLGWATAAQAAGPFRVALLDPPHGLRDEWYAANPAYADEIVRSVLPAIRRKVRVGAVVGLGASLGGLAMVALQARHPAAVSALAVQSGSYFTADLDAQESDFYHFAQICSAVTAIAERSHSQVRPVPVLITCGVVEENFANNLAMAAALAGQGYELRMREVADAHTMIGWRDCWSPDLEELLIAASRTLSGAGLGGKRD from the coding sequence ATGCAGCTCCCTGACGGCGTGCCCATCGTCACCCAGACCGACGTCACATTCTTGATGCCAGATCCGCATAGCGAATACGACGGCGTCCGATTGGAGCTTGACTTCTCCGTCGCGCCAGCAGATCTGGACTTCTCCGCAGTCGACGGCGGCTGGCAGTTGGTTCTGCCCCGACCAGCTGTGGGCCGCTTCGAGTATCAGTTCACACTGCGTCGGGGGCAGGACTACGAGTGGACTATCGATCCGGCCAATCCCGCCAGCGTGCCGAATCCCTTCGGCGCGAAGTCCGAAGTGCGATTCCCCGATTACGAAGAGCCGCACTGGCTCGACTCTGTCGCGGCTGGGTCAAGTCTGTCGATTAAAACCCGACCGAGATTCCTGTCCCAGGCTGTTCCCGTCACATTGTGGTCTCCGGAGGGACTCGATCCCCGCCAGATGACTCCACTGCTGATCGCCAACGATGGAAGCGACATGGCCGACCGCGGCAGCCTTCTCGGCTGGGCTACCGCTGCTCAAGCAGCCGGACCGTTTCGCGTGGCGTTGCTGGACCCGCCTCACGGTCTGCGAGACGAGTGGTACGCGGCAAACCCTGCTTATGCCGATGAGATCGTACGGAGCGTGCTCCCCGCGATCCGCCGCAAGGTGCGAGTGGGCGCCGTGGTCGGTCTGGGAGCCAGTCTCGGCGGGCTCGCGATGGTGGCTTTGCAGGCGCGGCACCCGGCGGCCGTGTCCGCTCTCGCCGTCCAGTCCGGCTCCTACTTCACAGCCGATCTCGATGCGCAGGAAAGCGATTTCTATCATTTCGCACAGATCTGCAGCGCCGTTACTGCTATTGCAGAACGGAGCCACAGCCAAGTCAGGCCGGTTCCCGTGCTGATCACCTGCGGCGTGGTCGAAGAAAACTTCGCCAACAACCTCGCCATGGCGGCGGCGTTGGCCGGACAAGGTTACGAACTTCGCATGCGGGAAGTAGCCGACGCTCACACCATGATTGGGTGGCGGGACTGCTGGTCTCCTGACCTCGAGGAGTTGCTCATCGCAGCCTCGCGCACCCTCTCTGGCGCAGGCCTAGGGGGAAAACGTGACTAA
- a CDS encoding RNB domain-containing ribonuclease, giving the protein MLQRRIYFAPAPIDFAAIRRSLSIPEQYPAEAVDDAVRSCAAGPWIAPERRDATDLPLVTLDPAGSMDLDQAVLIEVAPSGYRVRYAIADVAAYVHPGGALEEESFARGQTLYSPDLATPLHPVQLSESAVSLLPAQRRAAVLWTIDLDSSGASTGVDVERVWVRSIARLDYVSAQRDIEMGTLHPSIALLPEVGKLRQDLARQRHAISLDLPDTNVLATPGGQWTLELRAITPIEQYNAEISLLTGMCAAEIMIRGNVGILRTLPVPDQKQVEELRSSFVALGVAWPEGAPAGSIVAALDSSNPKHAALLEQAVKLLRGAGYTVFDGAPPTAIAHAGVGAPYAHVTAPLRRLVDRFGTEVVLALHSRAPVPSWVTDRLKSLPEVMGTSDRLANTLEKACVGATGTFLLCDRIGEYFSATVLHVDSEKNRASVILSDPPVRAKCESAGLSVGAVIKVVLLAADVAANTYTVQALT; this is encoded by the coding sequence GTGCTCCAGCGCCGGATTTACTTCGCTCCTGCCCCGATCGACTTTGCGGCGATCCGCCGCAGCTTGAGCATTCCCGAGCAGTATCCCGCGGAAGCTGTCGATGACGCGGTCCGTAGTTGTGCGGCCGGCCCTTGGATCGCGCCCGAGCGACGGGATGCCACAGATCTACCCTTGGTGACTCTGGATCCCGCTGGTTCGATGGATCTGGACCAAGCGGTGCTCATTGAAGTTGCACCGTCTGGTTACCGCGTCCGGTACGCCATCGCCGACGTTGCCGCGTATGTCCATCCCGGGGGCGCCCTCGAAGAGGAGTCGTTCGCTCGCGGGCAAACGCTGTATAGCCCGGACCTCGCGACCCCGCTGCACCCCGTTCAGCTTTCCGAAAGTGCGGTGAGCCTGCTACCCGCCCAGCGGAGGGCTGCGGTGCTGTGGACAATCGATCTTGATTCGTCCGGCGCCAGCACGGGTGTGGACGTCGAGCGGGTATGGGTGCGATCGATAGCCCGGCTCGATTACGTCTCGGCGCAGCGCGACATCGAAATGGGCACCCTGCACCCGTCGATAGCCTTGTTGCCCGAAGTGGGAAAGCTGCGACAGGATCTCGCCCGGCAACGGCACGCGATCAGCTTGGACCTCCCGGATACCAATGTGCTTGCAACGCCCGGTGGCCAGTGGACCCTTGAGCTGCGAGCGATCACCCCGATTGAGCAGTACAACGCCGAAATTAGTCTGCTCACCGGGATGTGCGCGGCTGAAATAATGATTCGGGGAAATGTCGGCATTCTGCGTACACTGCCTGTTCCCGACCAGAAACAGGTCGAAGAGTTGCGCTCCTCGTTCGTAGCACTGGGAGTGGCGTGGCCCGAAGGGGCCCCCGCGGGCAGCATCGTGGCAGCACTGGATTCCAGCAACCCAAAACACGCTGCTTTGTTGGAACAAGCCGTCAAATTGCTGCGGGGGGCCGGGTACACCGTTTTTGACGGTGCGCCACCCACCGCAATTGCTCACGCCGGTGTCGGTGCCCCCTACGCACACGTGACCGCGCCGCTGCGACGTCTGGTCGATCGGTTCGGCACAGAAGTGGTGTTGGCGTTGCACTCCCGCGCGCCAGTGCCCAGCTGGGTCACCGATCGGTTGAAGTCGCTGCCGGAGGTGATGGGAACTTCGGATCGCCTGGCGAACACCCTCGAAAAGGCCTGCGTCGGGGCAACCGGAACATTCTTGCTGTGCGACAGGATCGGCGAGTATTTCTCTGCCACCGTCTTGCATGTTGACAGCGAGAAAAATCGGGCATCGGTGATTCTTTCCGACCCCCCGGTTCGGGCGAAGTGCGAGTCCGCCGGATTGTCGGTGGGGGCGGTGATCAAGGTTGTGCTTCTCGCGGCTGATGTCGCCGCTAACACCTACACGGTCCAAGCGCTCACCTGA
- a CDS encoding alpha/beta hydrolase-fold protein: MTNTEYHRIDSPSIGGTREIVVHGHYGRPILVFPSENGSAHEFASQGLLDAVRPSVDAGRIKIFCVPSYDGDSWSRLDLSLLERGRAHRRFEDWVIWQVVPFIWDHCGGRADIATFGPSMGAYHAVLFALRHAHIFNAAVGLSGNYNPCSWRAWGEESAETYDLNPIQFVSGLHGAHLDHLRSRLELTLVVGSGMWEDSTGALASTQELGYLLASKQFHASTLVWGQEWPHDWPSWHAQAALYLPSLG, from the coding sequence GTGACTAACACCGAGTATCACCGGATCGACTCTCCCAGCATCGGCGGTACCCGAGAAATCGTGGTGCACGGTCACTATGGCCGTCCCATCCTCGTTTTTCCGTCGGAGAACGGGAGCGCTCACGAGTTCGCCAGCCAAGGATTACTGGACGCTGTTCGTCCCAGCGTTGACGCCGGCCGGATCAAAATCTTCTGTGTGCCGTCCTACGATGGCGATTCCTGGTCACGCTTGGACCTCTCTTTGCTGGAACGAGGCAGGGCGCATCGGCGATTCGAAGATTGGGTCATCTGGCAGGTTGTCCCGTTTATCTGGGATCACTGCGGCGGACGCGCAGATATCGCTACGTTTGGCCCGTCGATGGGCGCCTATCACGCTGTGTTGTTCGCACTGCGGCACGCGCATATTTTTAACGCCGCTGTAGGACTTTCGGGGAACTACAACCCGTGCTCCTGGCGCGCCTGGGGCGAGGAAAGCGCCGAGACTTACGATCTCAACCCGATTCAATTCGTGTCGGGATTACACGGCGCACATTTGGACCACCTGCGATCGCGATTGGAACTGACCCTGGTGGTCGGGTCAGGGATGTGGGAGGACTCCACAGGGGCGCTGGCATCCACCCAAGAACTTGGATACTTGCTGGCCAGCAAACAGTTTCACGCATCCACCTTGGTGTGGGGCCAGGAGTGGCCGCATGATTGGCCGAGCTGGCACGCGCAAGCTGCCCTCTACTTACCGAGTCTGGGGTGA